One window of the Epinephelus moara isolate mb chromosome 22, YSFRI_EMoa_1.0, whole genome shotgun sequence genome contains the following:
- the elp2 gene encoding elongator complex protein 2 produces the protein MAAPVIETCHVACCANRTPNVVSWGRGGTIAFGTCTSVALYDPQERRVVAVLNGHTARVNAVQWVHREDCAPESHLVSGGSDNRLIVWETQNGKFTRSVECKGHTGPVCAVDAIYVEDSKILVASAASDSTVRLWLCSEAKEAECLHTLSFGSSFMMDVSLALLPGSRVPVLACGGDNSQVHLYVQSNGELQKVKSLQGHEDWVRGVAWASLGGELLLASCSQDCLIRVWRLCAKSGTDARTEDDHTIIKMKEDIFEVKERDVSSVFAVSLETVLAGHENWVYGVHWQPPLCEGGELQQPLSLLSASMDKTMILWAPEEGSGVWVEQVRVGEVGGNTLGFYGCQMSPDGSMIVAHAFHGALHLWCKDQDKEGEWRPGVVISGHFNAVQDLSWDPEGEFIVSVGSDQTTRLFTQWRKQDAKQATWHEISRPQIHGYDMQCLAIVGRFQFVSGADEKVLRVFQAPRNFVENFANISGTSREKLLASSDSANLPEGASTPALGLSNKAVFQGDLAPKTNNEEGQFNSVSDQYQESYFHPLIMTEPPPEDHLLQNTLWPEVQKLYGHGFEMFCLASDSARALVASACKASKAEHAAILLWSTATWRQLQTLPCHTLTVTQMAFSPDAQLLLTVSRDRTWSLWRRDLPTPDSPEPHFSLYAHTVKDKAIHSRIIWSCDWSPDSKYFVTSSRDKKVIVWGPCRLEDSGDAMLLPEIKPCSSILDVGDSATAVAFCPVLCSDNRYLLAVGLECGRILLYRWSSGQEPAGGHDWSSCGETDISQSHALTVKRLRWRPKSGRVGRENNKTDGQTDRESEVEEESSWVQLASASADHSVKIFNINKRAL, from the exons ATGGCGGCGCCCGTAATTGAAACATGCCATGTAGCTTGTTGTGCGAACAGGACTCCAAATGTTGTTTCCTGGGGTCGTGGTGGGACTATTGCCTTCGGGACATGTACCTCCGTGGCTCTGTACGACCCACAG GAGAGGAGAGTTGTTGCTGTGCTGAATGGACACACAGCTAGAGTGAATGCAGTCCAGTGGGTTCACAGAGAGGACTGTG CTCCAGAGAGTCATCTCGTCTCAGGAGGCTCAGACAATAGGCTCATCGTCTGGGAGACTCAGAATGGGAAG TTCACCCGGTCAGTGGAGTGCAAAGGCCACACTGGTCCAGTTTGTGCTGTGGATGCCATCTATGTGGAGGACTCAAAGATCCTGGTGGCCTCCGCAGCATCCGACTCCACGGTCAGACTGTGGCTCTGCAGTGAAGCCAAAGAAG ctGAGTGCCTCCATACCTTATCATTTGGCAGCAGTTTCATGATGGATGTCTCTCTGGCTCTGTTGCCAGGCAGCAGAG TTCCCGTACTGGCCTGTGGGGGCGATAACTCTCAGGTGCATCTGTATGTGCAGTCAAACGGAGAG CTCCAGAAAGTCAAGTCACTGCAAGGACATGAAGACTGGGTTCGAGGAGTGGCCTGGGCGTCTCTAG GTGGGGAGCTGTTATTAGCCAGCTGTTCCCAGGACTGCCTCATCAGAGTGTGGAGGCTGTGTGCCAAGTCTGGGACAGACGCCCGCACAGAGGACGATCACACCATCATCAAAATGAAAGAGGACATTTTTGAAGTGAAGGAGAGAG ACGTGTCCTCCGTGTTTGCTGTGTCCCTTGAGACGGTCCTGGCAGGCCATGAGAACTGGGTGTATGGAGTCCACTGGCAGCCTCCTCTCTGCGAAG GTGGTGAGCTACAACAGCCTCTCagtctcctctctgcctccatgGACAAAACCATGATCCTCTGGGCTCCAGAGGAGGGATCTGGAGTCTGGGTTGAGCAG GTGCGTGTAGGTGAGGTTGGTGGCAACACTCTGGGTTTCTACGGCTGCCAGATGAGTCCGGACGGCTCCATGATTGTGGCTCATGCTTTCCATGGAGCACTGCATCTCTGGTGCAAAGACCAAGACAAAGAG GGAGAGTGGAGGCCTGGAGTTGTGATATCAGGCCACTTTAACGCAGTCCAGGATCTGAGCTGGGATCCTGAGGGTGAGTTCATTGTCAGCGTGGGCTCAGACCAGACCACCAGACTCTTCACTCAATGGAGGAAACAAGATGCCAAACAG GCAACCTGGCATGAAATCTCACGGCCGCAGATCCACGGATACGACATGCAGTGTCTGGCAATAGTTGGAAGGTTTCAGTTCGTGTCGGGAGCTGATGAGAAGGTCCTGCGAGTGTTTCAAGCGCCTCGTAATTTTGTGGAGAACTTTGCGAACATCTCTGGGACCTCAAGAGAAAAGCTGTTGGCATCTAGT GACTCTGCCAACCTTCCAGAAGGAGCCAGCACACCTGCCTTGGGTCTGTCCAACAAGGCTGTATTTCAAG GTGACCTCGCTccaaaaaccaacaatgaaGAGGGGCAGTTCAACAGTGTATCTGATCAATACCAGGAGTCTTACTTCCATCCGCTCATCATGACTG agccCCCACCAGAGGATCATCTTCTCCAGAACACACTGTGGCCTGAGGTCCAGAAACT GTACGGACACGGCTTTGAGATGTTCTGTCTCGCCTCAGACAGCGCAAGGGCGTTGGTGGCATCTGCGTGCAAG GCATCTAAAGCCGAGCACGCAGCAATTCTGCTGTGGAGTACAGCCACATGGCGTCAGCTGCAGACGCTGCCGTGCCACACACTCACCGTCACCCAGATGGCCTTCTCCCCCGATGCACAACTCCTATTGACTGTTTCCCGTGATCGCACCTGGTCTTTATGGAGACGGGACCTGCCCACACCTGACAGCCCAg AGCCGCACTTCTCGCTGTACGCACACACAGTGAAGGACAAAGCCATACACAGCCGGATCATCTGGTCATGTGACTGGAGCCCAGACAGCAAATATTTTGTGACATCCAGTCGGGACAAGAAG gtgaTAGTGTGGGGACCGTGCAGATTAGAGGACTCTGGAGATGCTATGCTTCTGCCAGAGATAAAACCATGTTCCTCAATCCTGGATGTGGGAGATTCTGCTACCGCTGTGGCTTTCTGCCCCGTACTTTGCTCTGACAACAG gTACCTGCTTGCAGTGGGCCTGGAGTGCGGCAGAATCCTTCTCTACAGGTGGAGCTCTGGCCAGGAGCCTGCTGGAGGACATGACTGGAGCAGCTGTGGAGAAACGGACATCTC ACAAAGCCATGCTTTGACAGTCAAGAGACTCCGCTGGAGGCCCAAGAGCGGCCGAGTAGGTCGAGAGAACAAcaagacagatggacagactgacagagagagtgaaGTAGAGGAGGAGAGCTCCTGGGTCCAGCTCGCCAGCGCCAGCGCCGACCACTCTGTCAAAATCTTCAACATCAACAAACGGGCTCTTTAG